The segment AAAATACGATAAACCTCATTCGACCATTTCATACAGTTTTTGACCACATCAATTTGCCAGCTACCGAAATGTGCAAGCCGCTCCGCTTCCTCCATTAAAGATTCACTCTCAACTATTCTTTCAAGAAATTTCTGCCTTTCAATTTCCGTTTTCTTTTTTCAATTGCATTGAGGACTGCTTGTGGTAATCTCTGAATTCTATCCTTCAGGATATAATCATAGATTCCTTTTTTCATCATCTCAACTGCAAAATCCTCTGAAACTGTTCCTGTAACGAGAATAAATGGAACATCATAATAGATCATTTCCCGTGCAAGCTTCAATGCTTCAACAGAATTAAACGCAGGAAGAGAATGATCAGACAATATGATATCAGGCTGAAATGAATTCAACGCTTTTTCATAATCGTTCCGATTGCTTACAACCAGCTTTTCAAATTCAAACGTCCCCTTCTTCAGCTCCCTATCTACAAGATCAATGTCCGACTGAAGATCTTCTAAATGTAGTATTTTCAATTTCGTGTCCACGTCAACTCATTTAATATTTATTTCATCAATCAGGAGACTGATTAATAAGAGCCCAGTAAATTCCAAGATGCGAAATAGCATTTGAAAAGCTCTCGAATTCAACCGGCTTTACTATATAACTGTTCGCCCCTAATTTGTACGCCAGATCAATGTCTTTATTTTCTTTTGACGATGTAAGAACAACAACAGGAATTTGTCTGGTGTTCTCATTCTTCTTTATTCTTTCCAATACTTCCAATCCGCTAACTTTTGGCATTTTCAGATCGAGCAAAATTACCTTCGGCTTGTGATTTACATTCCTGCCTTCAAATGGTCCTTCAGCAAAAAGAAAATCAAGCGCATCTCTGCCATCTTTCATGTGTACTATTACATTGCCAACTTTATTTTTTTTTAATGCACGAATAGTTAATTCGGCGTCGTTCAAGTTGTCTTCAATCAATAAGATCTCAATTTCTGTATTTATCATTTTAAAATGTTTAAGAATTTTTGTCTCGAAATAGTAAATTAATCCGGCAGGGCAAAATAAAATGTTGCGCCATTACCGGGATGTGACTCAGCCCAGATTCTCCCTTCATGCTTTTGAATAATTCTTTTTGCGATTGCCAGTCCTACACCGGTGCCCGCGAATTCTTCCTGTGCATGTAATCGTTGAAATACACAAAACAATTTATCTATATATTCCATATCAAATCCAACTCCATTATCATGCACAGTATAAACCACTTCATCATTTATTTTTTTTGAAGAGATTTCTACAATAGCATTTTTTGTTTTTGAAGAATATTTTATTGCATTTGAAATAAGATTTGTTATGACCTGGGCAATTAATGCACGGTCAGCTTTGATCGGATGTAATTTGTCAATCCTTATTTCGACATTAGGATTGTCTGTAGTGCCCACTTCCGCAAGTACACTTGTTATCAACTCATTCATATCATTCTCTGATTTCCTGATCTCCTTCTTTCCCAGTCTGGAAAATGTTAAAAGATCATCGATAAGAACTCTCATTCTTCGTGCATTATTCTGAACTTCACCCAACAGCCGAATACCTTCCTTATCAAATTTTGAAAGATAATCTTCCTCAAATATCCGTGCATATCCATTTATAGCACGTAATGGCGCTCTAAGATCATGTGAAACGGAATATGAAAATGATTCTAACTCGTCTGTTCTTTCTCTGACACGGTTCTCCAACTCAATGTGGAGAATCCTATTTTCCTCTTCTGCCAGTTTACGCTGAGTAATGTCAGACCTGATTGCTACATATTGATATGGCTTATTCTTGTTATCGAGAAAAGGAACTATTGTCGTGTCTACCCAATAAACAGATCCATCCTTCGCCTTATTTTTTAATTCGCCGCGCCAGATATTTCCTTTTGCTATTGTGCGCCATAATTCCCGGATAAACTCTTTCTCATGATGCCCTGAATTAATGATCCTATGATCCTGTCCGATCAACTCTTCTCTTGAATACTTGGAGATGTTACAGAAATTCTGGTTAACATATTTTATTATTCCACTTTGATCTGTTATTGCAACAATAGAAGATTCATCTAATGCAAATTTGTAATCAGAAACTTCCTTCAAACTATTTACCAGATTTTCTTCTACCATTTTCCTGGAAGTTATGTCGGCGCGGATAGCAATGTATTGAAAGGGCTTATTTTGTTCATCAAGAAAAGGCACAATTGTAGTATCTACCCAATATACTGTTCCATCTTTTGCTTTGTTCTTGATTTCACCGCGCCAGATCTTTCCATTTGCAATTGTTGTCCATAGTTCCCGAATGAATTCCTTCTCATGATATCCGGAATTAATTATTCTGTGATCCTTACCAAGCAATTCTTCCTGTGAAAATTTTGAAATGTTGCTGAAATTCCTGTTCGCATATTTTATTATTCCTTTCTGATCAGTAATAGCGACAATGCATGACTCTTCAAGCGCATATTTATACTGATAATTTTCTCTGATAATTTTTTGCAGCTCTGCAGTGCGTTCTTCAACCCTTTGAGTAAGTTCCAGATTCAGATTTTTATACTTTTCTTCGGCAAGTTTTCTTTGTTCAATTTCAATTTCCAATGCTTCCTGAGAACGTAATGAAAATGCAACAGGTAAATTTTTAACGATATAATAAACTGTTGTCCAACTTAAAATTCCCGTAACAAATCTTGTTAATGCATTTAACCGATAAAGCGGAATCCAGAATGAAACAGCATCGAGCAAATGAGTAATTCCACAAGTAAGAATGAATGCTGCAAAAAGAAAATATAATTTAATGAAACGGATCTCACCTCTCTTTGAAATGAATCGCAAAATTACAATTGGAATAGCAAAATATGCTGACCAGATCATAAGGTCACTTATAATATAAAGCCATCCATGTAATTCAGACCACTTACCGCAATGCCACCTTGGGGGCCAGTCAGAACTATCGAATAATCGACTAAAAAACTCTATCACTTCTTTCATCCGGAAAAAAATTAATCACTGGTATTTAAAACTGTCAGCCCACTTTGGGGTGTGTGCCCGGCTGTACATTAGGGTTAGAAGAATGAAATTGTATGTGTAAAAGGTGCTTTTCTTGTTTGTTTTCTTGTGTTTTTCTAATTTTTATTATAATGATTCTAATGCAATTTAACAAAAATTGGTTAAAATGATAATATTTTCAGGTTTTCATTAAAATATCCTAACCCTGCAAATGATCATTTGAACAGTTTTAACTGACTAAACAGAGTAAATGTCGATTTTTTACGTTTTTCGAACCTTTTTTTGATCCTGAGGCATTAAATGGGCTTAAAAATTAGAAAAACAACTTACGATCAACTTAAATGACAAGGATCTGATTCCTGACACTTTCAAAAATAAATGCCGGAGGCTGCTTCATTGAGATCAATAATATATTCGGTTTCTGTAAATCTTCCGGAAAAGATTTTTCTTCCGGTGACATCCGAAATAAAAAATGAATGATTTCCTGAAAGGAGAATTAAAATGATAAGGAAGAATCGCATTCCTTATTTTTACAAGAACTCAATTTTACAAATTGAGTGGTTAAAACTATCCTGACAATAAAAATCTACATCACTAATGTTGTTAAAATTCTGTTCCGCAGTATTTGCAAAAATTTGCATCGGAATCATGGCCTTGTTTAAAACAATTTTTACAGGTTCTTCCGGTTTCCGAACGATTTGCATTTATGAATCTCGCTGTAATGATACCGGTTGGCACTGCGATGATGGCATAACCTAAGATCATGATAACGGAGGCAATAGTTTTTCCTAATGCGGTGATTGGTGAAATATCACCATAGCCGACAGTCGTAAGAGTTACAATTGCCCAATAAATACTTGTCGGAATACTGGTAAACTTTTCATTGGTTCCGTTTTCAATAACATACATCATTGAACCAAAGATCACCGTGAGCAATAAAACGAAAAATAAAAATATCAGTATCTTTCTCCGGCTTTCCCATAATGAGAGGAGCATTCCATTGCTTTCTTCAAGAAACCGAACCATTTTGAATACTCTGAAGATTCGCAATAATCTTAAAATTCGTATGACTGAAAGAAAATGTAATTGCGGAAAAAGAATTTCAAGTAAAAAGGGAATAAATGAAACAAGATCTATAACACCATAGATGCTTCCCATGTACGATAATGGCCTGGGTACTGAAAGACAACGCAGCAGATATTCCGCAGCAAATAAAACTGTAATGATAAAATTAAGTGTGTAAAATAATCCTGCATACTCTGTCATGTACCTTTCAACACTTTCAAGCATTACCAAAACGGTACTCAAAAGTATGAGGAGCATTAAAAATATATCAAAGATCTTTCCGGCCCTGGTCTCAGACTCAAAGATTACTTTGTAAATTTTATTTTTAAGTCTGACAGGTATAAACATAAAAATTGCATGGCTCCGTAGAGCCATGCAAGATAAATTTATTCTACGATAAATTTACCGCTTATAACAGTTCCTTTTTCTGAACTTAGTCTGAAGACATACAACCCTGCAGGCAGAGTATTTTTGTCAATTTCAACTTCATTTGAAATGATGCCACTAACCGACTCAAGGCATTTACCCGTTACATCGAAGATTTTAAAATCGAATGATTCATTCTTCTCATTATAAAACGATAATATCGATCTGTCTGAAACAGGATTCGGATAAAGGAAAAAATTTGCAGGTAATATTGCGTTTTCAGGTATTCCAGTCGCTACATAATTTAATTTAGCAATAAATAAATCATACGAACCCAGAAATGCATCCGAATTCACCAAAGGGATCGTTCCGAAAATAGCTGTCGGACTACTATATCTTCCGCCTATATAAATATTCTGTGCATTATCAGAGCTTATTCCACCGGTTGTTTCATTTAAATTTCCTGTCGACTTCACACCCCACAACGGCGTTCCTGCCGAATCATACTTAACTACAAATACATCCTGGTTGACTGCATTCATAGTAATCGGTCCAAAATGTGCGCTTAGTTTTATAAAGCCTGTGAGATAGCTGTTACCTGTTTCATCTGTATAAACATCTTCGGCCTGATCGAAATTGTTTCCGCCTGCACTTCTGGCCCATACAACATTTCCAAGACTATCATACTTCAGCAGAAAAATATCATTTATTCCTGCATTAATAAGGGTATCGCCATCGAAATAAATAATCGGACTATTGAAATAACCGGCCACATAACTATTTCCAAAAGCATCATTACTTATATCTGTACCATATCCCGAACAAGGAAATCCTCCGGATGATTTAGCCCAAACAAGTGAACCAACAGAATTATATTTTACAGTAAACACTGAAGCGCCGCCACTGTTAGCTGCAGTCAATGTTGTTGTTCCGAATGTTATTGAATTTCTGTATACTCCCGTTATGTATGAGTTACCTTTATTATCAGCATTTACAGCATTACTAATATCCGTACTTCCACCACCGCCACCGGTTGCCCATAATACATTGCCTGATGCATCGTATTTAACAAGAAAAACATCTGTTCCCAGGATCGGTGACACAGCCGATATTGAAAAATTTCCAAATGAAATTGTACTATCTTCAAAAGTACCTGTAGCATACACTCCGCCATCTTTATCCACACAAATACTTTTTCCTGATTGCGCAGCACCGCAAATCGCTTTCTGCGCCCACAATGGAGTTCCGGAAGAATCATATTTAGCTATGAAAAAATTCCCTGTCCCATTTGCTGTTAAAGTTGTTGCACCAAATGAAATGCTCCCTCTGAATGACCCGGTAACATATACATTTCCTGATCTGTCTGCTGCTATTCCAAATCCTTCAGAGCCATGATTTCCTCCCGGTATTTTTGCCCATACAATATTTCCTGATGCATCATATTTTGCGATGAAAATATTTTCACCATACGTTCCTGTATTAACAAGTGTTGTCGGACCAAAATCGATTGTATCCTGAAATTGACCGGTGATGTAACTGTTGCCATGCATATCGGTACTGATACTCTCGCAATAATCATGAGAGGTGTATCGTCCGGCAGACTTTGCCCATTGAAAGGTTGGTGTTTGTGCAGTTAATACTTCTGAAATAATAAACAGTAAGAATATTAGTAATTTTTGTTTCATTGATTTGAGATTTAGGGTTAGGGAAAAATTCTCTTAAATTTAAAAAACAGCAATTCCGGAAACTGCTGCAGTTAAATTTGTGAAACAATTTACTAATAAATCTGAAGTGTGCAATTCGATTTAAAAATATTCAATCGAAAAATTAAAAAATATCCTTAGTTGTTCTTAAAAACTCATCCATCATTTCATTATAGCCGGATTTGGTAAAAGGCTTAGGTAAAATTGCAGCCGCTCCCAGGGCTTTGCAAGTATTGACCAGATTCTGATCTATGTAAGTACTATAAATAACAACACTTATTTTACTGAATTTCTCTTCACTTTTGAGCAATTTTAAGGCTTCAACGCCATTTATCTTTGGCATATTTTTATCAAGTATGATCAATTGCGGGAGTTCGCTTTCTGAATTCAAACCATTCAAAAATTCAAAAATTTCAACTCCATTTTCGACCACAGAAATCAGTAAAAAATCATTTCTGTCTTCCAGAAAATCTTCAAAGATCATCCTGTCGTCAAGGTCGTCTTCAGCAAGTAAAACTTTTTTTTGTACCATACTGTTACTTATTAAAAGTTGCCTTCTATTGGTAAAATGAATCTGAACTCCGCACCCGAATCATTGACACCTATTGCTGTGATCAAACCATTATGTTTTTCAATGATCTTTTTTGCTATCGCCAGACCTAAACCTGAACCTTCATATTTATCTTTTGGATTTAATCTTTCAAATAATGAAAAAATTGAATCCACATATTTAGATTCAAAACCAATTCCATTATCCTTTATACTGATGATTACAAACTTTCCTTTGGGATTAGATTCTGCTTTAAATGATTTTGTATTTACCCGCCTCGAACTGATGTGTATTTCCGGATTGCGGTCTGCACTTGAGAATTTAAGAGCATTGCTTATCAGGTTCTGAAACACCTGACGTAACTGGCCTTTATTGCAATACAATTCTATTAAATCTTCTGAGATAATTTTTGCTTTTTTATCTGCAAGAATCAAATCAAAATCACCCTTTAATTCTGCAACAAGTTCATTCAGATCCACCCATTCATAGAAAGGGTCATTTACTGATAACCGTGAGTAATTCAGAATGTCCACTATTAAGTTTCGCATTCTTCCTGTAGAATAAATTATTTTACCCAGATATTTTCTGAACTCACGAGGATTTTCATTTCCTTGCTCATTCAACATATTAGCAAAGATCTGGATCTTCCGTAATGGCTCCTGCAAATCATGAGATGCGACTGATGCAAATTGCTGCAGATCATGATTACTGATTTCCAAAGCAATATTACTTTTTGCCAACTCCATATTACTTTTTTCAAGTTGTTTCTGAGTACGCTTCTCATTAGTAAGATCTGTAAGAATTATACTCAGTGAAATACCCAGTTCCAGTTCAAGAGTTGTAAGTGATAATTTTACAGGCATTGTCCGCAGTCCGGTCCGCAACATGACCTCACCCTGGCAATCGGTCTTCCAGCACTTTTCAAAAAGCCGGCGATAGGTTTTCAGGCTTTCATTTGCAATAAATTTAACAATGGGAAATCCTATGATAGAAGAAATATCAGACTTCACCATTCGCGAAAAACTAGAATTGCAATAGAGAATAATTCCATCTGTGTTAACTGTAATTGCACCCTCATTCATTTTTTCAATAAATACCCTATATGGATGATCAGCACTTTTTAAAGTATACAATTGATTTCCCTTTTCTGTCTGAACAACCAATGCATCAATCTGTCCGCTTCTGATGGCTTCAATAGTTTCAAGTGCTTCATCCAATTGTTGATGTAACTCGGCCAACTCTTTTTCCAGTTCAGTATTCGACTTTATATATGACTCCTTTTTATCCATTAATATTTATTCCTAATCCTTTTAATACTTTTTTTGTATCCGATAAATCGCCTATGAGTTTTCGCTCGGGAAGGGGGCTTTTTTTTAAAAGC is part of the Bacteroidota bacterium genome and harbors:
- a CDS encoding response regulator, translating into MKILHLEDLQSDIDLVDRELKKGTFEFEKLVVSNRNDYEKALNSFQPDIILSDHSLPAFNSVEALKLAREMIYYDVPFILVTGTVSEDFAVEMMKKGIYDYILKDRIQRLPQAVLNAIEKRKRKLKGRNFLKE
- a CDS encoding response regulator; amino-acid sequence: MINTEIEILLIEDNLNDAELTIRALKKNKVGNVIVHMKDGRDALDFLFAEGPFEGRNVNHKPKVILLDLKMPKVSGLEVLERIKKNENTRQIPVVVLTSSKENKDIDLAYKLGANSYIVKPVEFESFSNAISHLGIYWALINQSPD
- a CDS encoding PAS domain S-box protein — encoded protein: MKEVIEFFSRLFDSSDWPPRWHCGKWSELHGWLYIISDLMIWSAYFAIPIVILRFISKRGEIRFIKLYFLFAAFILTCGITHLLDAVSFWIPLYRLNALTRFVTGILSWTTVYYIVKNLPVAFSLRSQEALEIEIEQRKLAEEKYKNLNLELTQRVEERTAELQKIIRENYQYKYALEESCIVAITDQKGIIKYANRNFSNISKFSQEELLGKDHRIINSGYHEKEFIRELWTTIANGKIWRGEIKNKAKDGTVYWVDTTIVPFLDEQNKPFQYIAIRADITSRKMVEENLVNSLKEVSDYKFALDESSIVAITDQSGIIKYVNQNFCNISKYSREELIGQDHRIINSGHHEKEFIRELWRTIAKGNIWRGELKNKAKDGSVYWVDTTIVPFLDNKNKPYQYVAIRSDITQRKLAEEENRILHIELENRVRERTDELESFSYSVSHDLRAPLRAINGYARIFEEDYLSKFDKEGIRLLGEVQNNARRMRVLIDDLLTFSRLGKKEIRKSENDMNELITSVLAEVGTTDNPNVEIRIDKLHPIKADRALIAQVITNLISNAIKYSSKTKNAIVEISSKKINDEVVYTVHDNGVGFDMEYIDKLFCVFQRLHAQEEFAGTGVGLAIAKRIIQKHEGRIWAESHPGNGATFYFALPD
- a CDS encoding ion transporter, with protein sequence MFIPVRLKNKIYKVIFESETRAGKIFDIFLMLLILLSTVLVMLESVERYMTEYAGLFYTLNFIITVLFAAEYLLRCLSVPRPLSYMGSIYGVIDLVSFIPFLLEILFPQLHFLSVIRILRLLRIFRVFKMVRFLEESNGMLLSLWESRRKILIFLFFVLLLTVIFGSMMYVIENGTNEKFTSIPTSIYWAIVTLTTVGYGDISPITALGKTIASVIMILGYAIIAVPTGIITARFINANRSETGRTCKNCFKQGHDSDANFCKYCGTEF
- a CDS encoding SBBP repeat-containing protein, coding for MKQKLLIFLLFIISEVLTAQTPTFQWAKSAGRYTSHDYCESISTDMHGNSYITGQFQDTIDFGPTTLVNTGTYGENIFIAKYDASGNIVWAKIPGGNHGSEGFGIAADRSGNVYVTGSFRGSISFGATTLTANGTGNFFIAKYDSSGTPLWAQKAICGAAQSGKSICVDKDGGVYATGTFEDSTISFGNFSISAVSPILGTDVFLVKYDASGNVLWATGGGGGSTDISNAVNADNKGNSYITGVYRNSITFGTTTLTAANSGGASVFTVKYNSVGSLVWAKSSGGFPCSGYGTDISNDAFGNSYVAGYFNSPIIYFDGDTLINAGINDIFLLKYDSLGNVVWARSAGGNNFDQAEDVYTDETGNSYLTGFIKLSAHFGPITMNAVNQDVFVVKYDSAGTPLWGVKSTGNLNETTGGISSDNAQNIYIGGRYSSPTAIFGTIPLVNSDAFLGSYDLFIAKLNYVATGIPENAILPANFFLYPNPVSDRSILSFYNEKNESFDFKIFDVTGKCLESVSGIISNEVEIDKNTLPAGLYVFRLSSEKGTVISGKFIVE
- a CDS encoding response regulator, giving the protein MVQKKVLLAEDDLDDRMIFEDFLEDRNDFLLISVVENGVEIFEFLNGLNSESELPQLIILDKNMPKINGVEALKLLKSEEKFSKISVVIYSTYIDQNLVNTCKALGAAAILPKPFTKSGYNEMMDEFLRTTKDIF
- a CDS encoding PAS domain-containing protein, producing MDKKESYIKSNTELEKELAELHQQLDEALETIEAIRSGQIDALVVQTEKGNQLYTLKSADHPYRVFIEKMNEGAITVNTDGIILYCNSSFSRMVKSDISSIIGFPIVKFIANESLKTYRRLFEKCWKTDCQGEVMLRTGLRTMPVKLSLTTLELELGISLSIILTDLTNEKRTQKQLEKSNMELAKSNIALEISNHDLQQFASVASHDLQEPLRKIQIFANMLNEQGNENPREFRKYLGKIIYSTGRMRNLIVDILNYSRLSVNDPFYEWVDLNELVAELKGDFDLILADKKAKIISEDLIELYCNKGQLRQVFQNLISNALKFSSADRNPEIHISSRRVNTKSFKAESNPKGKFVIISIKDNGIGFESKYVDSIFSLFERLNPKDKYEGSGLGLAIAKKIIEKHNGLITAIGVNDSGAEFRFILPIEGNF